The Paenibacillus sp. 481 DNA window CTGGTGGCCCGCTCTTGAATATGAAAGGCGAAGTTGTCGGTATGAACGTAGCTGTCAGCCGTCAGGCACAAGGTATTGGCTTTGCCATTCCGTCGAACACGATTGCAAAAGTGGTTGAAGATTTAAAAGCGAACAAAGAAATTCCGAAGGAGCCGACTCCGTTTATTGGCGCAACGTTGCGAACGGTAACCAAAGACTTGACGGAGCAACTTGGTATTAAATACGAAGAAGGTTCCATGGTTCAAGAGGTGATGTTCGGTACACCTGCTTATGAGGCGGATGTACGTCCTTACGATATCATTACAGGTATGAATGGAACGAAGTATGGCACGAGTCAAGAGCTGATTGAAGCGATTCAAACGAAAAAAGTTGGTGAAGAAGTAACGTTTCAAGTTGTGCGTAACGACAAAAAAATCGACTTGAAAGCTAAAATCGGTGACCGCAACAAGTATGAAAATAAGCGCCGTTAGTTGCTAAGTAACTGGGCTAGGCAATTGGAATTACAGGAAGAAGGATGAGGAAAGGGGAGCGAGAATTGCCAAGCAGTTCTTTGCTTCCCTTTCGTATGATACGATTACGGTTATAATAAGATATATAACAATTGGGGTAGTTGGAAAGAGAAGGTGGAGGAGAGCGTTATGAGATCAAACATTTTAATTATTGATGATGATGAAAAAATAACGTCGATGCTGCGTCGCGGTCTCGTCTTTGAAGGCTATGAAGTGCGTACTGCTGCTAATGGAGCGGAAGGGTTGCGAGAAATGATGATTCGCGAGCCGGAGCTTGTCATTTTAGATGTGATGATGCCTGAGGTAGACGGTTGGGAAGTATGCCGTCGGATGCGTGAAGCGGGCAGTACAGTGCCTGTATTAATGCTTACGGCCAAAGATGAAGTGCAGGATCGGGTGAAAGGACTCGACACGGGCGCGGATGACTACTTGGTCAAACCTTTCGCCCTTGAAGAATTGCTAGCGCGTGTGCGGGCATTGCTGCGACGTCGTTCGGAAGGTGAAGGCGGAGGTCATCGTTTGACATTTGAAGATATTCTGATGGATTTGCATACACGGGAAGTGAAGCGTGACGGTCAGGCAGTTGAATTAACGGCCAAAGAGTTCGAGTTGCTACATTTGTTTATGCAAAACCCGAGGCGTGTCCTGTCACGCGATGTCATTATGGAAAAAATATGGGGTTACGATTATAGTGGTGAATCCAACGTACTCGAAGTTTATATTGCGATGCTTCGACAAAAAACAGAAGAGCATGGCGGCAAGCGCATCATTATGACGATACGCGGCACAGGCTATGTGCTGAGAGGAGACTCATAACGAATGTCGATTCGTCTGCGACTGACTGTTTGGTATTCAGCGCTGCTTGCATTTACCTTATTTCTGTTCGGCGTTGCGATTTACGCCTTTGCGGATTACAACGTATATAAAGAAGTGAAAAATGATCTTGAGCAACAATTGGATAAACTCCCGATCTACTCGGAGGGAGATTTGTGGAGCGGGCTGAATTTTGAGCTTCCGCAATCCGATGTGTTGCGGTTAGAGTATGAGCAGTTGTTCGTACAAATTGTTAATTTTACAAACGGTCAAGTGAAAGGAAGCTCTAATCTGTACGACAACGATATTCAGCTTAAGACGCCGCGTAAAGCAGGTGAAATTAAGTCGGGATTTCGTAAAGAGTTCGACAAGGGGTACGAGTTTGTCGTTCTAGAAAAAGCGCTCGAAAGAAAAGGTGGACAAATTGTCGGGGCTATTCAAGTCGCTCGTTATACGGGAGTAGAAGGCCGTTTTATTCGCGAGTTAAAAAGCGTATTAATTATTTCTTCGATGGTGACGGTTGTGTTAGCGTTCTCGTTGGGATTGTTTCTTGCGCAAAAATCGTTGCGTCCGATTGAAAATATTATTCGCGCCACGGATCGTATTCAAAAGGGAGCCGATCTAAGTGTGCGTATTCGTAGAGAAGGGCCGCCAGAAGACGAGATCGGTCAGCTTACGGATACGATAAATAACATGCTAGGTCGAATGGAAACGTTCTACAATGAATTGGACGAAGCTTATCGAGCGCAGCGTCGCTTCGTATCAGATGCTTCTCATGAGTTGCGTACGCCGCTCACGACGATTCGAGGAAATGTAGATCTCCTCGAAAAAATGTGGATTAATGAAGCGAAAACGTTGCCTTTTACCGAAAATGAACGTAATCAGATGTCGATGGAAGCGTTAAGTGATATCGCGGATGAATCGCGGCGTATGAGTCGACTCATCAATGATATGTTATCGCTGGCACGGGCAGATGCGGGCGCTTTAATGGAAAAATCGCCGCAGGACATCAAATTGCTGGTGGAAGAAGTTGTGCGCCGAGCGCAGTTTTTGCCGCGCAAGGCAGAGTGGGTCATAGGAGATACAGCTGCTTTGGAAGGTGCTGTCGTGCACGGGAATAAAGATTATTTGCAGCAAATGCTCTTTATTTTTATCGAAAATGCGTTCAAATACACACAGGCAGGTACGGTTAGCTTGGAAGCGATCAGGCAAGACAATCAAGTTGGTTTGAAAGTGCAAGATACAGGCATGGGCATGAACGAGCGTGAAGTGCCTTATATTTTCGAACGCTTTTATCGTGCGGATGTTTCAAGGGGTGTCACTTCAGGCACAGGCCTTGGCTTGTCCATTGCGAAGTGGATTATTGATGAGCACCGCGGATCGGTCGAAGTCATGACTCAACCTGAACAAGGTACGACGTTCATCATATGGCTGCCGCTTACAGTTGTCGACGAGGCAAACCTTCATCCGGTATAATAGGTAAGGGTAGATTACTTAACTCTAGATTCGTATTAGAACGGTTAAGAATGCTATAATGTAGAGTAGGCGAACATGAAGAAAGCAGGTGGCTTGATGGAAGTCATGAAAATTACACCGCGCGGTTACTGCTACGGGGTAGTTGATGCAATGAAATTAGCACAATTGACGGCGCGTAATTTGGATTTACCACGTCCGATTTATATATTAGGCATGATCGTGCACAATAGCCACGTTACAGATGCGTTTGAAAATGAAGGCATTATTACACTTGATGGGCCAAATCGCATGGAAATTTTGGAACAAATTGAATCGGGAACGGTTATTTTTACTGCTCACGGCGTGTCTCCTGAAGTTCGTCGCAAAGCGCGCGATAAAGGATTGACGACGGTGGATGCGACGTGCCCTGACGTAACGCGTACGCATGATCTGATTCGTGAGAAGACTGACGACGGCTATGAGGTCATCTATATCGGCAAAAAAGGTCACCCTGAGCCTGAAGGGGCAATTGGTGTAGCACCTGATAAAGTTCATCTTATTGAGCAGGAAGCAGAAATTGAACAGTTGTCAATTGATGCAGAGCGTATCATCATTACGAATCAAACGACAATGAGCCAGTGGGACATTAAGCACATTATGAACAGGCTTATTGCGAAGTATCCAGGGGCCGAAATTCATAACGAAATCTGCATGGCTACGCAAGATCGTCAACATGCCGTTGCCGAACAAGCTGGGCAGGTTGAGCTTGTTATTGTTGTCGGAGATCCGCGCAGTAACAATTCCAATCGCTTAGCTCAAGTGTCTGAGGAAATTGCCGGAACGCCAGCATACCGGATTTCCGACTTGAGTGAGCTTAAGCTTGAGTGGTTGCAAGGCATTAATAAAGTAGGTGTTACGTCCGGTGCCTCGACACCGACGCCTCTCACGAAGGAAGTTGTTGCTTTCTTAGAACAGTATGATCCGAATGATGAAAGTACGTGGGAGTTAAAACGGACAGTGAATATGGCGAAGTTGCTGCCAGTAGTGCGCGAGAAAAGAGCGTAAGCTGGATAAGTTAAAATAAATATGATAGCCACCTGTATCGAACAGCGTTAGCTGGGAAACAGGTGGTTTTATTATATTTGTGCGGTGACGTCGAACTAGACTGCGTAGCAAAGTTGCGAAGCTAAGTTACGGAATTCAGTGCGAAATTAAGTTGTGAAAGGTCTTGACGAACGAGCTCATATTCAAGTATAGTTACTTTAACGAATGAAAGCTTAAAAGCGTATAAGCGTCTTAGTGTGAAAGTGATGAAATATAAAATAATGAACAGCATAGATATTGCTGACGAAAGGATGAAAGTCATGATTGTTATCGTATCGAACAATACGACAGAAGAGCGGATTTCAGCTATTATCGGTGTCATTGAAAGTGCAGGATTACAAGTACACGTCTCCCGTGGTGCAGACCGTACGGTTATCGGTATTGTAGGCAAAGCTGAACCGAAGCTTGCTGAACATTTGCGCCAAATGAAAGACGTTGAAAGTGTAGTCAAAATTACGAAGTCTTACAAATTGGCAAGTCGTGACTTCCATCCCGAAGATACGATTATTGATATCCGTGGCGTGAAAATAGGTGGGGACAACCTTGTTATCATGGGAGGACCGTGCGCGGTAGAAACGCCAGAACAAATTGATGAGACTGCCCGTCTTGTTAAAGCTGCGGGTGGTCAGGTGCTGCGTGGAGGTGCATTTAAGCCACGTACCGGTCCGTACAGCTTCCAAGGTGTTGGTGTGGAAGGTCTAGTTATGATGGCTGAAGCGGGTAAGAAGCATGACCTGCTGACAATAACGGAAGTTATGACACCTGAATATGTAGATATTTGTGCAGAATACGCAGATATTTTGCAGGTCGGCACACGTAATATGCAGAACTTTGATTTGCTGCGCAAGCTGGGTGAGTGCGGCAAGCCTGTTCTATTGAAGCGCGGTTTTAGCGCGACATACGATGAGTGGTTGAATGCAGCGGAATATATTTTGGCTGGAGGCAACCCGAATGTAATGCTGTGTGAGCGTGGTGTGCGGACGTTTGAGACCTACACGCGCAATACACTTGATTTGACTGCTATTCCGGTCATGAAGCAGCTAAGCCATTTACCGGTCATTTCTGATCCTAGCCACGGGACAGGCAGACGTGAGTTGGTAGAACCGATGTCCAAAGCTTCCGTTGCCGCAGGAGCGGACGGACTCATTATTGAAATGCATACCGATCCAGACAATTCCATGACTGGCGACGGTGTACAATCCTTGTTCCCTGATCAATTTGCTGCTTTGTTGCGTGATTTTGAGCAGATGGCACCATTATTCGGGAAAACCTTTAATACGGTGAAGCAACCCGCGGAACACTTTTTGACATGGAAAAAGTAAAAATTGAATAATTTTTTCTAATTGAACCTTGCTAGACATACTTTTGGGTATGTTTGGCAAGGTTTTTTGCATAATTTGTATACTGATTTGTGCGTGTTAGCATACCTTACATGAAATATAAAAAATACCTGACATGACTATTGACGAAATTTTACTTCAAGATCTATAATGACTCTAACAATAAAAACGAAAAAGAACAATTGACGGGGAATGGACGTTTAATGTTCGGGATTAGGAGGAGTTACGATGTCTGTTAACGCTATTTTGGAGCTTATTAAAGAGAAAAACATACAATATGTTGATTTCCGTTTTGTGGATTTGATGGGGCGTGCTCACCATATCAGCTTGCCTGCTACAGAGGTGGAAGAAGGAACGTTTGAGAACGGCGTAGCATTTGACGGTTCATCCATTGCAGGATTCCGCGGTATCGAGGAATCTGACATGGTTATGATGCCTGACACAGACACGAGCTATGTGGACCCTTTTACAGCTCATCCGACACTAATCATCATGTGTAACATCCATACCCCAGATGGTGTTCGTTATGAACGTGACCCGCGCAGTATCGCGCAAAAGGCAGAGGAATTCATGCAAACGACAGGTGTAGGCACGGATGCATACTTTGCACCTGAATCAGAGTTCTTTATTTTCGATGAAGTTCGTTATGAAAATTCAATGAACAGTGCTTCGTTCTTTGTGGATTCAGAAGAGGCTGGTTGGAATACGAATCGTAAAGAAGATGGCGGCAACCTCGGCTTTAAAATTCAAACTAAAGGCGGCTATGTGCCGGTTGCTCCTATCGATACACAGCAAGATTTGCGCAGTGAGATGTGTCGCTTGTTGCAAGAAGCAGGCTTGCGCATCGAGCGTCATCACCACGAAGTGGCAACTGCAGGTCAAGGCGAGATTAACTTCCGCTTCGATACATTGACACGTACAGCAGACAATTTGATGAAGTACAAATATATCGTACACAATACGGCACGCCAATTTGGTAAGACAGCAACATTTATGCCAAAGCCACTGTTTGGCGACAATGGTAGTGGTATGCACGTGCACCAGTCCATTTTCAATGGGGACACACCGTTGTTCTACGAAAAAGGTGGCTATGCGAACTTGAGCGAGATGGCGCTGCACTATATCGGTGGTATTTTGCATCACGCTCCGGCGCTGCTTGCGATTACAAACCCAAGTACGAACTCGTTTAAACGACTTGTACCAGGTTACGAAGCGCCAGTAAACCTTGTGTTCTCCAAAGGAAATCGTTCCGCAGCTGTTCGTATTCCGGTCGCTGCTGTAACGCCTAAGGGCTGCCGTATTGAATTCCGCACGCCTGATTCTACCGCTAACCCATACTTGGCGTTTGCAGCTATGTTGATGGCAGGCTTAGACGGAATTAAGCGCAAGCTTGACCCGAGCGCACTGGGTTACGGCCCATATGACCGCAACATCTATGATTTGTCCGATGCGGAGAAGAAAGACATTCGTAGCGTACCTGGCACGATGGAAGAGTCGTTGGATGCTCTGGAGGCAGACCACGAGTTCTTGTTGGAAGGCGGCGTATTTACGAAAGACTTTATCGATAACTATATCAGCCTCAAACGTGGAGAAGCGAAGTCGGTTGCGATTCGTATTCATCCGCAAGAGTATAGCCTTTATTTTGACTGCTAATCGACATCATTTTTTGAACGCATCATTCATCATTCGACACGATAGTTGAATAGCACTTTTCACAAGAACTCGCAGTAATGCGGGTTCTTTTGCGTAGTAACGTTATGGTATGTAGTTCGTATGTGGCTAAAATCCGAACGAAACAGCTGAACTATTACGTCTTTTTTCGGATTTAGTTCTGATTTGGATATTGAAGCTCGTGCAGATACCTGCTATCATTACAATAATTTAGATCAAGACCAGCAGAAGGTGGGGATAAGGATGGGAAATCAGCAACAACGAGCATACAATTTTAACGCGGGGCCAGCTGCATTGCCGTTGGAAGTGTTAGAACGAGCGCAAGCCGAATTCGTAGATTTTCGTAATCAAGGCATGTCCATTATGGAAATGTCGCACCGTGGAGCTGTTTATGAGCAAGTACACAATGAAGCGAAATTACTGTTGAAGCAATTGCTGCAAGTGCCAGATGGCTACGATGTATTGTTTTTACAAGGGGGAGCCAGCACTCAATTTGCGATGATTCCGATGAATTTGTTGACACCTGACAAGGTCGGAGGCTATGTCATCAGCGGTGCTTGGGCGAACAAAGCGCTTCAGGAAGCGGCGTTAATCGGGGAGACGAAGGTCGTTGCCTCAACCGAAGGCGATGCTTATATGCGTATGCCGCAGCCACATGAAATCGTCGCACCAGAGAACGCTGCTTACGTGCATTTAACCTCGAATGAAACGATCGAAGGCACTCAATTCGCGCAATATCCGACACGTCAAGACGTGCCTCTAATTATGGATATGTCAAGTGATATCCTTAGCCGTCCAATTGACGTCTCTCAATTTGATCTCATTTATGCTGGGGCTCAAAAAAACTTAGGCCCTTCCGGTGTTACAGTCGTTATCGCAAAAGAGGAATTGTTGGCTAACAGTCCAAAGACGATCCCAACGATTATGAGATACAGTACACATTTTAAAAATAATTCGCTGTACAATACACCGCCTTCATTTTCGGTTTATATGGTTAACTTGGTGCTGCAATGGATTCAGGCACAGGGTGGCCTAGCGGCGGTGGAGCGCAACAATCAGGCGAAAGCACAGCTCCTGTATCATGCGATTGACGAGAGCGGTGGCTTCTTCCGTGGCTGTGCGCATAAGGACAGCCGTTCCTTGATGAACGTAACGTTCCGCTTAGGCAATGAAGAGCTGGAGAAGGCCTTCATTAAGCAAGCCGATCAAGCAGGCTTTATCGGTTTAAAAGGGCACCGTAGTGTTGGAGGCCTGCGTGCTTCGATTTACAATGCGGTTCCTTATGAGAACTGCGACGCTTTGGCGCAGTTTATGCGTCAATTTCAGCAGCAGAATGGTTAGATATACGTGTATAAGCGGTGACTACAGGTCAGCTAAAAGGCAGCATTGTCTATACTGATGACCAAAACAAATAGCTATATCCAAACAAACCCGTCTGCATATGGTGCAGGCGGGTTTGGCATGAAAAGATTACGTTTATGCTTGCTGTGGATAAATAGTCGATGCAGCCAGACATTGCTTGACGGTGTCGGCCAACTTGTAGCCGACATTGCGGATCGTCACAATAAATTCAGGGCTGCGCGCGTTTTTTTCCAACTTGTCACGAAGATGACTAATATGAACGTCAACGATGCGCGTATCGCCCAAAAAATGATAGTCCCACACGCCATGTAGCAATTGTTGGCGGCTCAGAACCTTGCCACGGTGGCGGCATAGAAAGACGAGTAGTTCGAACTCTTTTGGCGTTAAATCGATGCTACGGCCGTTTAAGAGCACCTCACGCTGCTTCTCGATAACGGTCAAGCCACCAATTTCATAAATCGTTCCCTCGGCATCAGAAGGCAGCGTTTGCACACGTCTCATCAGTGAACGAATGCGTGAAATAAGTTCCTGCGGGCTAAAAGGCTTTGTCATATAATCATCAGCGCCGTTGTCCAAGCCTACGATGCGTTCACTCACTTCATGCATGGCGGTCAGCATAATGATCGGAACCATATTGTGCTGCGTGCGCAGCCTACGGCACACGTCTAAACCGTTCGTTTGCGGCAGCATGCGGTCGAGAACGATGGCATCCGGACGGAATTTGGTTAACACCTCAAACACGGATTCACCATCTGAGACACATAATACCTCGTAACCAGCCAGTCTTAAATTGTATTCTATAAGAATCAACATTGAAGGATCATCATCGACAACTAAAATTTTCGACTTCATCGCGTACCTCCTGATACCATGTTATACATGTATTATGAATGCGAACAATTAACACCATATTAAGGTCATGTAAAATGGGTGTTAAATCGCGCAAGTATACGCGTGTTTGTGTAAATTGGTGTATAATAGATAGGAATGTGAGGTGAATAACGGATGGCTCTGCATATTGTACTTGTCGAACCTGAAATTCCTGCCAATACGGGCAACATCGCGCGTACGTGCGCGGCAACGGGCATACATCTACACTTGGTACGTCCACTTGGATTTCGAACTGACGATGCGACATTAAAGCGCGCTGGACTCGATTATTGGCACGCTGTAAATATTGAATACCACGATTCGTTCCAAGAAGTGCTGGATAAATACGCGGATGCGCGTTTTTTTTATGCCTCGACGAAAGCGACAAATCATTATTGCCAATTTGAGTATCAAGATGGCGATTTCTTCGTATTCGGCAAAGAAACCAAAGGATTGCCGGCGGAACTGATCGAAGCTAATCGTGAAACATGTATTCGTATGCCGATGACAAAAGAGGTGCGTTCGCTTAATTTGTCCAACTCGGCTGCCATTATTTTATTTGAAGCTTTAAGGCAGCTTGGTTTCCCTAATTTAGATTAGGCGACATCTGGTTAGCAAAAAAAGAACTATTCCAATTATCATTTTTATAAATGGTAAAGGTATAGTTCTTTTTTCATTTCTCGTAATTTTGATGAAATATAAAAATAAATCGTTATGACTATAATTCAATTGTGATAAAATAGTCATAAAGATATACATAATGACAACGTTTAGATACAAAGTAACAGAGTCATTAGTCTTGTTTTTGCTATATTTTCGATTTAATTGCTTTTTAGTGGTGCAGAATTTGTCGATCTTGAAACATTGAATTTGCTTGAAAATAGGCGAAAAGTAAGGCTTA harbors:
- a CDS encoding response regulator transcription factor; the protein is MRSNILIIDDDEKITSMLRRGLVFEGYEVRTAANGAEGLREMMIREPELVILDVMMPEVDGWEVCRRMREAGSTVPVLMLTAKDEVQDRVKGLDTGADDYLVKPFALEELLARVRALLRRRSEGEGGGHRLTFEDILMDLHTREVKRDGQAVELTAKEFELLHLFMQNPRRVLSRDVIMEKIWGYDYSGESNVLEVYIAMLRQKTEEHGGKRIIMTIRGTGYVLRGDS
- the serC gene encoding 3-phosphoserine/phosphohydroxythreonine transaminase, which codes for MGNQQQRAYNFNAGPAALPLEVLERAQAEFVDFRNQGMSIMEMSHRGAVYEQVHNEAKLLLKQLLQVPDGYDVLFLQGGASTQFAMIPMNLLTPDKVGGYVISGAWANKALQEAALIGETKVVASTEGDAYMRMPQPHEIVAPENAAYVHLTSNETIEGTQFAQYPTRQDVPLIMDMSSDILSRPIDVSQFDLIYAGAQKNLGPSGVTVVIAKEELLANSPKTIPTIMRYSTHFKNNSLYNTPPSFSVYMVNLVLQWIQAQGGLAAVERNNQAKAQLLYHAIDESGGFFRGCAHKDSRSLMNVTFRLGNEELEKAFIKQADQAGFIGLKGHRSVGGLRASIYNAVPYENCDALAQFMRQFQQQNG
- a CDS encoding 4-hydroxy-3-methylbut-2-enyl diphosphate reductase encodes the protein MEVMKITPRGYCYGVVDAMKLAQLTARNLDLPRPIYILGMIVHNSHVTDAFENEGIITLDGPNRMEILEQIESGTVIFTAHGVSPEVRRKARDKGLTTVDATCPDVTRTHDLIREKTDDGYEVIYIGKKGHPEPEGAIGVAPDKVHLIEQEAEIEQLSIDAERIIITNQTTMSQWDIKHIMNRLIAKYPGAEIHNEICMATQDRQHAVAEQAGQVELVIVVGDPRSNNSNRLAQVSEEIAGTPAYRISDLSELKLEWLQGINKVGVTSGASTPTPLTKEVVAFLEQYDPNDESTWELKRTVNMAKLLPVVREKRA
- the glnA gene encoding type I glutamate--ammonia ligase, translating into MSVNAILELIKEKNIQYVDFRFVDLMGRAHHISLPATEVEEGTFENGVAFDGSSIAGFRGIEESDMVMMPDTDTSYVDPFTAHPTLIIMCNIHTPDGVRYERDPRSIAQKAEEFMQTTGVGTDAYFAPESEFFIFDEVRYENSMNSASFFVDSEEAGWNTNRKEDGGNLGFKIQTKGGYVPVAPIDTQQDLRSEMCRLLQEAGLRIERHHHEVATAGQGEINFRFDTLTRTADNLMKYKYIVHNTARQFGKTATFMPKPLFGDNGSGMHVHQSIFNGDTPLFYEKGGYANLSEMALHYIGGILHHAPALLAITNPSTNSFKRLVPGYEAPVNLVFSKGNRSAAVRIPVAAVTPKGCRIEFRTPDSTANPYLAFAAMLMAGLDGIKRKLDPSALGYGPYDRNIYDLSDAEKKDIRSVPGTMEESLDALEADHEFLLEGGVFTKDFIDNYISLKRGEAKSVAIRIHPQEYSLYFDC
- the trmL gene encoding tRNA (uridine(34)/cytosine(34)/5-carboxymethylaminomethyluridine(34)-2'-O)-methyltransferase TrmL; its protein translation is MALHIVLVEPEIPANTGNIARTCAATGIHLHLVRPLGFRTDDATLKRAGLDYWHAVNIEYHDSFQEVLDKYADARFFYASTKATNHYCQFEYQDGDFFVFGKETKGLPAELIEANRETCIRMPMTKEVRSLNLSNSAAIILFEALRQLGFPNLD
- a CDS encoding sensor histidine kinase codes for the protein MSIRLRLTVWYSALLAFTLFLFGVAIYAFADYNVYKEVKNDLEQQLDKLPIYSEGDLWSGLNFELPQSDVLRLEYEQLFVQIVNFTNGQVKGSSNLYDNDIQLKTPRKAGEIKSGFRKEFDKGYEFVVLEKALERKGGQIVGAIQVARYTGVEGRFIRELKSVLIISSMVTVVLAFSLGLFLAQKSLRPIENIIRATDRIQKGADLSVRIRREGPPEDEIGQLTDTINNMLGRMETFYNELDEAYRAQRRFVSDASHELRTPLTTIRGNVDLLEKMWINEAKTLPFTENERNQMSMEALSDIADESRRMSRLINDMLSLARADAGALMEKSPQDIKLLVEEVVRRAQFLPRKAEWVIGDTAALEGAVVHGNKDYLQQMLFIFIENAFKYTQAGTVSLEAIRQDNQVGLKVQDTGMGMNEREVPYIFERFYRADVSRGVTSGTGLGLSIAKWIIDEHRGSVEVMTQPEQGTTFIIWLPLTVVDEANLHPV
- a CDS encoding response regulator transcription factor; this translates as MKSKILVVDDDPSMLILIEYNLRLAGYEVLCVSDGESVFEVLTKFRPDAIVLDRMLPQTNGLDVCRRLRTQHNMVPIIMLTAMHEVSERIVGLDNGADDYMTKPFSPQELISRIRSLMRRVQTLPSDAEGTIYEIGGLTVIEKQREVLLNGRSIDLTPKEFELLVFLCRHRGKVLSRQQLLHGVWDYHFLGDTRIVDVHISHLRDKLEKNARSPEFIVTIRNVGYKLADTVKQCLAASTIYPQQA
- the aroF gene encoding 3-deoxy-7-phosphoheptulonate synthase; translated protein: MIVIVSNNTTEERISAIIGVIESAGLQVHVSRGADRTVIGIVGKAEPKLAEHLRQMKDVESVVKITKSYKLASRDFHPEDTIIDIRGVKIGGDNLVIMGGPCAVETPEQIDETARLVKAAGGQVLRGGAFKPRTGPYSFQGVGVEGLVMMAEAGKKHDLLTITEVMTPEYVDICAEYADILQVGTRNMQNFDLLRKLGECGKPVLLKRGFSATYDEWLNAAEYILAGGNPNVMLCERGVRTFETYTRNTLDLTAIPVMKQLSHLPVISDPSHGTGRRELVEPMSKASVAAGADGLIIEMHTDPDNSMTGDGVQSLFPDQFAALLRDFEQMAPLFGKTFNTVKQPAEHFLTWKK